The nucleotide sequence AGCATATGTGTCTTCATCTTCATTGAATGCCTTTAAAACATCGATGAAGTTTGTGCCATTTACCGGGTCTCCGCCGATGCCTACTGCTGTAGACTGGCCGATTCCTGCCTGTGTAAGCTGATGTACTGCTTCATACGTTAATGTACCTGAACGGGATACAACACCAACGTGGCCTTTCGTATGAATGTAGCCTGGCATAATACCGATTTTACACTCATCAGGCGTAATAACGCCAGGGCAGTTCGGGCCGACAAGACGGGTTTTCTTTCCTTCCATGTAACGTTTTACTTTTACCATGTCAAGAACCGGAATATGCTCAGTGATGCAGATAGCAAGATCAAGTTCAGCATCAACCGCCTCCATGATGGCATCTGCAGCAAACGGTGCCGGCACGTAGATAACAGAAGCTGTTGCACCTGTTGCTTTTACAGCATCTTCCACTGTGTTAAAAACAGGAACTCCTTCAGCTTCCGTATTGCCTTTTCCAGGTGTAACCCCGCCTACAATATTCGTGCCGTATTCAAGCATTTGCTTTGTATGAAATAATGCCGTAGATCCTGTAATCCCCTGTACAATTACCTTAGTATCTTTGTTAATAAATACGCTCATTTCAGTCCCCCGCCTTTCTTACCCTACTAAAGATACGATTTTTTGTGCGCCGTCTGCCATAGATTCAGCAGAAGTGATATTCAAACCGGATTCGTTCAAGATTTGCTTGCCGATCTCTACATTTGTTCCTTCCAAACGGACAACTAGTGGAATTTGCAGGCCGACCTGTTTCGTCGCTTCAACTACACCCTGTGCAATAATGTCGCATTTCATAATTCCGCCGAAAATGTTGACGAAAATTCCTTTTACATTTTGATCAGAAAGGATGATTTTAAATGCTTCCGTTACTTTTTCAGCTGTCGCGCCGCCCCCAACATCCAGGAAGTTCGCCGGTTCGCCGCCGTAATATTTAATAATATCCATTGTTGCCATAGCAAGGCCGGCGCCGTTTACCATACAGCCGATATTCCCATCAAGGGAAATATAGCTCAGGTCATATTTGGATGCTTCGATTTCTTTTGCATCTTCTTCGTCAAGATCGCGGTATTCAAGGATATCTTTTCTGCGGTAAAGAGCATTTGAGTCAAAGTTCAATTTTGCATCAAGCGCCATTACTTTGCCGTCCCCTGTTACAACAAGCGGATTGATTTCAGCAATAGAGCAGTCTTTTTCGACAAATGCGTTGTAAAGGCTCATCATAAATTTAACAGCCTGTCCGACTAATTCTTTTTGAATATTAATATTAAAAGCGATTCTGCGGGCCTGGTATGCCTGCAGTCCTACAGCAGGATCAATCACTTCTTTGAAAATTTTCTCAGGAGTTGCTTCTGCCACTTCCTCGATTTCTGTGCCGCCTTCTTCAGATGCCATCAGGACAACGCGAGATGTAGCGCGGTCAAGAACAAGGCCGATATAATATTCTTTCTTAATATCGCAGCCCTCTTCGATAAGTAAGCGTTTTACTTCTTTGCCCTCAGGACCTGTCTGGTGTGTCACCAGTGTTTTACCGAGAATTTCTTTCGCATAAGTTTCTACTTCGCCAATATTCTTTGCAACTTTTACCCCGCCTGCTTTTCCGCGGCCGCCTGCATGAATCTGTGCTTTAACTACTGTTACGTCTGTACCCAGTTCTTTTGCTGCTTCCACAGCTTCTTCAACTGTAAAGGCCACTTTGCCGTTTGGTACTGCTACTCCATATTTTCTAAGGATTTCTTTTCCTTGATACTCATGGATATTCATTTCCCATCCTCCTAACTTATGTACGAAAAAAATAGACTGCGCTTTCATTTTATAAAATAGTTGATTCCTTGTCTACTATTCTGCAGAAATTCGTCGAATCCTTCATTTTTTTCTGATTTTTTCTCTAAAATTATTTTTCTAGTAATATAAAATTTTGTGATCAATCGACAAAGTCCGTCCCCTCATTCCCTGCGGGCAGGCCGGACTTTGTCCTTTCAGCTGACCGTTTCTTCTGCAGCCATCTCTTTCACAGGAGAAAAACTTCTTCTGTGGCATTCTGTCACGCCGAACAAATTCAGAGCTTCAAGGTGCTGCTTTGTTCCATACCCCATATTCTGCTCAAATCCGTATTGCGGATACTCGGCAGCAAGCTGCATCATCATTCTGTCCCTGGTTACTTTCGCAAGGACAGATGCCGCTGCAATGCTCACACTGCGTGCGTCTCCCTTTATAAGAGATTCCTGGGGAATGGGAAGGGAAAGCTCCATCGCATCAATGAGAAGGTACTCAGGGGACACTGAGAGCTCTTTCACGGCCTGCACCATTGCCGCCTTTGTTGCCTGATAGATATTCAGCCTGTCGATTTCAGCCGGTGATACAATTCCGACTCCGAAAGCAATCGCTTCCTTCACGATGAATTCGTAAAAGGATTCTCTTTTGGCAGCCGTCAGTTTTTTTGAATCTGTCAGGCCGGGAAGGTAAAAGGATTCCGGGAGGATCACGGCAGCTGCGACAACCGGGCCTGCCAGAGGTCCTCTGCCTACTTCATCGATTCCGCAAAGAAGGTGATAGCCCTCTCCCCTTGCTTTCTTCTCAAAAATCATCATATCTTCAAACTGCTGCTTTTTTTCAAGCTGCTGTTCATAGTCTCTCGTCCACTTGTCAGCAAGCTTTATCACGCTTTTCCGCTCATCGTTTTTGCATTGAAGCAAAAACGGATCATCAGGGCTGCTGATTGTTTCAAGCTTTAAACGGATTTCTTCAGTCGTCAGCTTTTTCATATTTTCACTGCCATTTCTCTATGTAATCTTAATTTGAATGATTGTTATTGCATAGTTTTGGACTCGTACCCGTTCCCTTGCGCTCCAGTCACTTGCTTTCCGCGGGGATCCCCGGGAGCCTCCTCGCTTCGCTTGCGGGGTCTCCCGTGCTCTCTTCATCCCGCAGGAGTCAAGTGCCTTCCGCTTCAGTCCACTGGTGTCTTATCATCATGTATTCTGAAGCAGTATTAAACAGACAAACAAAAATAAAGACGCGCTATTGCAGCGTGTCTTCCTGGTGCATGTCTTCAGTTGTTTCAAAGCTCAGCCTGCCAAGCTTTTCATGACGTATTTCTCTGACGATGAGTTCTGCAGCTTTATCGTAATCCACAAAGCCCCCGGCCATCATGCAGCCGCGTTTCTTTGCAACGGCATCAAACAGCTCGATCCGGTCTTCGGGTACCTCGTCAAGGGAGAATCTTTCCTTCAGGCGGTTTGGATAATGCTTGCTTAAAAACTCGAGGGCAAACAAAGCTACTTCCTGCAAGTTTAGAATGGCATCTTTAATCGCACCTGTAGTTGCAAGCTTTAAACCCACCAGCTGATCTTCAAACTTTGGCCAGAGAATTCCCGGAGTATCAAGAAGTTCCAGTTCTTTTCCGACTTTCACCCATTGCTGTGCAGTTGTAACACCGGGTCTGTCTCCGGTTTTCGCCATATTCTTTTTTGCCAGACGGTTGATCAGGGTCGATTTTCCGACATTCGGAATGCCGATGATCAGTGCTCTTATGGCTCTTGGTCTGACGCCTTTTGCCGCGAGTTTATCAAACTTCTCTTTCAGCACTTCTTTTGACATCGTGACAATCTGCTTGATGCCTGTCCCTGTTTTGGCGTCAATCGGGAGGGCGTGAATGCCCTGCTCTTTAAAATAGGCAAGCCATTCC is from Bacillus sp. FSL H8-0547 and encodes:
- the sucD gene encoding succinate--CoA ligase subunit alpha gives rise to the protein MSVFINKDTKVIVQGITGSTALFHTKQMLEYGTNIVGGVTPGKGNTEAEGVPVFNTVEDAVKATGATASVIYVPAPFAADAIMEAVDAELDLAICITEHIPVLDMVKVKRYMEGKKTRLVGPNCPGVITPDECKIGIMPGYIHTKGHVGVVSRSGTLTYEAVHQLTQAGIGQSTAVGIGGDPVNGTNFIDVLKAFNEDEDTYAVIMIGEIGGTAEEEAALWIKENMTKPVVGFIGGQTAPPGKRMGHAGAIISGGKGTAAEKIKTMNECGIKVADTPSVMGETLIEALKENNLLEKCKTH
- the sucC gene encoding ADP-forming succinate--CoA ligase subunit beta encodes the protein MNIHEYQGKEILRKYGVAVPNGKVAFTVEEAVEAAKELGTDVTVVKAQIHAGGRGKAGGVKVAKNIGEVETYAKEILGKTLVTHQTGPEGKEVKRLLIEEGCDIKKEYYIGLVLDRATSRVVLMASEEGGTEIEEVAEATPEKIFKEVIDPAVGLQAYQARRIAFNINIQKELVGQAVKFMMSLYNAFVEKDCSIAEINPLVVTGDGKVMALDAKLNFDSNALYRRKDILEYRDLDEEDAKEIEASKYDLSYISLDGNIGCMVNGAGLAMATMDIIKYYGGEPANFLDVGGGATAEKVTEAFKIILSDQNVKGIFVNIFGGIMKCDIIAQGVVEATKQVGLQIPLVVRLEGTNVEIGKQILNESGLNITSAESMADGAQKIVSLVG
- a CDS encoding ribonuclease HII gives rise to the protein MKKLTTEEIRLKLETISSPDDPFLLQCKNDERKSVIKLADKWTRDYEQQLEKKQQFEDMMIFEKKARGEGYHLLCGIDEVGRGPLAGPVVAAAVILPESFYLPGLTDSKKLTAAKRESFYEFIVKEAIAFGVGIVSPAEIDRLNIYQATKAAMVQAVKELSVSPEYLLIDAMELSLPIPQESLIKGDARSVSIAAASVLAKVTRDRMMMQLAAEYPQYGFEQNMGYGTKQHLEALNLFGVTECHRRSFSPVKEMAAEETVS
- the ylqF gene encoding ribosome biogenesis GTPase YlqF, giving the protein MTIQWFPGHMAKARRQVTEKLKLIDIVFELVDARIPVSSRNPMIDEIISAKPRIVLLNKADMADPKATQEWLAYFKEQGIHALPIDAKTGTGIKQIVTMSKEVLKEKFDKLAAKGVRPRAIRALIIGIPNVGKSTLINRLAKKNMAKTGDRPGVTTAQQWVKVGKELELLDTPGILWPKFEDQLVGLKLATTGAIKDAILNLQEVALFALEFLSKHYPNRLKERFSLDEVPEDRIELFDAVAKKRGCMMAGGFVDYDKAAELIVREIRHEKLGRLSFETTEDMHQEDTLQ